A genomic region of Deltaproteobacteria bacterium contains the following coding sequences:
- a CDS encoding PDZ domain-containing protein, with the protein METKKSNKNYFFKKILLYFTLSFIALSGSLLYQSGFNSTSNAAVINNSDVPANYSAGDISKQTLFFIGHNYYDPARINAKQMLRAGLLAVSRTVSEILIDFPENSSKFTLTVENQEKKFSLPNFSNQKAGLDQLLPLLNQVYDFLQKNYKGETSIADIERTLMNAMVENLDPHSALLPPKLFKEFRTQTEGEFGGLGIVVGLKDGDLTVISPLEGTPAWKAGIKTKDKILKINTESTINMNLNEAVEKLRGKIGSSVNLTLGRENINEPFEVTLVRAKIKIDSIQSKLLQSPEGDVAYLKIKSFQEDTYRELVRNLKKLKANPTKFKGLILDLRNNPGGLLDQAIKVSDLFLDHGVIVSTVGAEDKVLQVNEAVGAGTEDPYPMIVLVNGSSASASEIVAGALKNNNRAVLIGEQTFGKGSVQSVYTLRDNSALKLTIAQYLTPGNESIQSVGITPDIRLDPVSVNSESVHLLEGDTFREKDLEKHLESNFNQTKKPVFESKYFVPKKESTETNPKDEENDDYSRDLKLDQDYYVQLARKIITQAKTSERPQLLKQSDGLEKESEKGELAKLVSAFEKIGINWNEEASSETPQAQVTFNIEGKKSGEALTGGEEVRLNLSVKNIGKGDFYRLIAKTESENPYFKNKEFAFGKVKSGETKNWTAKVKIPEFALSREDEVKFTFKEANGKVPEPFITLISTRAKARPVYSYKYHFENNQKPGKGNKSTLLLDVKNLGPGVSKEVVANLKNLEGESLFISEGRSKLQNLGKDEVKQARFVFTVTKDYSKEKIGLEISLSDSALQENLFDKLKLSLTEAASLPPADIWVQAPVIELSGIDGVQSSNSGKINIAGTVSSETPLKDVLIYVGENKVYLKSVSGEENSKKITFSSSVPLGEKNNLISIIARDERDLSSHKSFYIRKLK; encoded by the coding sequence AACCTTATTTTTTATCGGGCATAATTATTATGACCCCGCTCGCATCAATGCCAAACAGATGCTGAGAGCGGGTTTGCTGGCTGTTTCACGAACAGTCTCTGAAATTTTAATCGACTTTCCTGAAAATTCCTCGAAATTTACACTCACCGTAGAAAACCAGGAAAAGAAATTTAGCCTTCCCAACTTCAGCAATCAAAAGGCCGGCCTGGATCAGCTGCTTCCCTTGCTCAATCAGGTCTATGATTTTCTGCAAAAAAATTACAAGGGTGAAACCAGCATTGCAGACATTGAGCGCACCCTCATGAATGCCATGGTTGAAAATCTGGATCCTCATTCTGCCCTGCTTCCTCCAAAACTGTTCAAGGAATTTCGCACCCAAACCGAAGGGGAGTTTGGAGGATTGGGAATTGTAGTGGGATTGAAAGATGGCGATCTCACCGTCATCTCTCCTCTCGAAGGGACCCCTGCCTGGAAAGCCGGAATCAAAACCAAAGACAAGATTTTAAAAATCAACACCGAATCGACCATCAACATGAACCTGAACGAAGCAGTGGAAAAGCTTCGGGGAAAAATTGGGTCTTCGGTCAACCTTACCTTAGGTCGCGAAAATATTAATGAACCTTTCGAAGTTACACTGGTCCGCGCAAAAATTAAAATTGATAGCATTCAATCCAAACTTTTGCAGAGCCCCGAAGGCGATGTCGCTTATTTAAAAATCAAAAGTTTTCAGGAAGATACTTACAGAGAGTTGGTAAGAAACTTGAAAAAGCTGAAGGCCAATCCCACTAAATTCAAAGGCCTGATTCTCGACTTAAGAAACAACCCGGGAGGCCTGCTCGACCAGGCCATTAAGGTGTCGGATCTCTTTTTAGATCACGGCGTCATTGTTTCAACGGTGGGCGCGGAAGATAAAGTGTTGCAAGTCAACGAAGCGGTAGGAGCAGGCACTGAAGATCCTTATCCGATGATTGTATTGGTGAACGGTTCTTCGGCTTCGGCCTCTGAAATTGTAGCCGGTGCCCTTAAAAACAATAATCGCGCGGTATTAATTGGTGAACAAACTTTTGGAAAAGGAAGTGTTCAATCCGTTTATACGCTTCGTGACAACTCCGCGTTGAAATTGACCATCGCCCAATATCTGACTCCCGGCAATGAATCCATTCAATCGGTGGGCATCACGCCCGACATCAGGCTGGATCCGGTTTCGGTCAACTCCGAATCGGTACATCTTTTAGAAGGAGATACTTTTAGAGAAAAAGATTTGGAAAAACATCTGGAGTCAAATTTTAATCAAACCAAAAAACCCGTGTTTGAAAGTAAATATTTTGTCCCTAAAAAAGAAAGCACTGAAACTAACCCAAAAGACGAAGAAAACGACGACTATTCGCGGGATCTCAAACTGGATCAGGATTATTACGTTCAACTGGCCCGAAAAATAATCACCCAGGCAAAAACCTCCGAACGCCCCCAACTCCTGAAGCAATCGGACGGCCTGGAAAAAGAATCTGAAAAGGGAGAACTCGCTAAACTCGTTTCGGCTTTTGAAAAAATAGGCATCAACTGGAACGAAGAAGCAAGCAGTGAAACGCCACAGGCCCAAGTCACCTTCAATATCGAAGGGAAAAAATCAGGGGAGGCTTTGACTGGGGGGGAAGAAGTAAGACTCAACCTCAGCGTTAAAAACATTGGAAAAGGTGATTTTTACCGACTGATTGCCAAAACCGAATCGGAGAATCCCTACTTTAAAAATAAAGAATTTGCCTTTGGAAAAGTAAAAAGTGGTGAAACCAAAAACTGGACGGCAAAGGTTAAAATTCCAGAGTTCGCCCTTTCTCGCGAAGACGAAGTGAAATTCACCTTTAAAGAAGCGAATGGTAAAGTACCCGAACCTTTCATCACCTTAATTTCCACTCGCGCGAAAGCCAGACCTGTCTACAGCTACAAATATCATTTTGAAAACAATCAAAAACCTGGCAAGGGGAACAAAAGCACCCTCCTGCTCGATGTGAAAAACCTGGGGCCTGGTGTGAGTAAAGAAGTAGTGGCCAATCTGAAAAATCTGGAAGGCGAATCGCTGTTCATCTCCGAAGGCAGAAGCAAACTCCAAAACTTGGGCAAAGACGAAGTCAAACAGGCCCGCTTTGTTTTTACCGTAACCAAAGATTATTCCAAAGAGAAGATTGGCCTGGAAATTTCCTTGAGCGATTCAGCCTTGCAGGAAAATTTATTCGACAAGCTTAAGCTGAGCCTTACCGAGGCTGCTTCCCTGCCTCCCGCAGACATTTGGGTACAGGCACCTGTCATTGAACTGAGCGGCATTGACGGTGTACAGTCCAGCAACTCCGGTAAAATCAATATAGCAGGCACAGTCAGCTCGGAGACGCCTTTAAAAGATGTCCTCATTTATGTGGGTGAAAATAAGGTTTATTTAAAATCGGTGTCTGGCGAGGAAAATTCCAAAAAAATCACTTTTTCATCGAGCGTTCCCTTGGGAGAAAAGAATAATCTTATTTCGATTATTGCCAGAGATGAACGCGATTTGAGTTCACACAAAAGTTTTTATATTCGGAAACTGAAGTAA